In Rhodamnia argentea isolate NSW1041297 chromosome 11, ASM2092103v1, whole genome shotgun sequence, one genomic interval encodes:
- the LOC115727325 gene encoding UPF0496 protein 1-like: MTGGQSSKKRSDDAPPPLPLNTNAQYMADLTSYEDACRTDPDLQAFDHTLHERTNRVINSLAVGVEVRSLSFESLREVTGGLLEMNQEVVKVILECKKDIWNNQELFDLVEDYFENSLQTLDFCTALEKCLKRARDSQLIIQFAIQQFEVVEDGIEGNKYAKTLEELQKFRAAGDPFTEEFFIIFQSVYKQQVAMLEKLQVRKKKLDKKLKSTKTWMRVSNVIFVAAFVSALIFSVVAAAVAAPPVITALASAITVPIGSVGKWCDSLWKNYQSALKGQRELISSMQVGTYITIKDMDSIRVLINKLEVEIESLMQNADFASSEDEAVKFAIGEIKKRLEIFMEKVEDLGVHADKCSREIRRARTVVLQRIIRHSNS, translated from the coding sequence ATGACGGGAGGGCAGTCCAGCAAGAAGAGAAGTGATGATGCCCCTCCTCCCCTTCCATTGAACACAAATGCCCAATACATGGCCGATCTGACCTCTTATGAGGATGCTTGTAGGACTGACCCTGACTTGCAAGCCTTTGATCACACACTTCATGAGCGTACCAACCGTGTCATCAACAGTCTTGCAGTTGGCGTAGAGGTTCGGTCCCTATCTTTCGAGTCTCTGAGAGAAGTGACAGGTGGTCTGCTGGAAATGAACCAGGAAGTAGTCAAAGTCATTCTTGAATGCAAAAAGGATATTTGGAATAATCAAGAACTGTTTGATCTGGTTGAAGATTACTTTGAGAACAGCCTGCAGACACTAGACTTCTGCACTGCTCTTGAAAAATGCCTCAAGCGTGCTCGTGACAGCCAATTAATCATCCAGTTCGCAATCCAGCAATTTGAAGTAGTGGAAGATGGGATTGAAGGGAACAAGTATGCGAAAACGTTGGAAGAACTGCAGAAGTTTAGGGCGGCTGGGGACCCTTTTACGGAGGAATTCTTCATTATCTTTCAATCCGTTTATAAGCAGCAGGTTGCAATGTTGGAGAAACTACAAGTTCGGAAGAAGAAGCTTGACAAGAAGCTAAAATCTACCAAAACATGGATGAGGGTCTCCAACGTGATTTTCGTCGCTGCTTTTGTGTCAGCGTTGATATTCTCGGTTGTGGCAGCAGCTGTGGCGGCACCCCCTGTCATAACAGCATTGGCTAGTGCGATAACTGTCCCTATTGGCTCAGTGGGTAAGTGGTGCGACTCCCTGTGGAAGAACTATCAGAGTGCTCTCAAAGGGCAGAGGGAGCTGATCAGCTCGATGCAGGTCGGGACTTACATAACTATCAAGGACATGGATAGTATTAGGGTTCTTATCAATAAGTTGGAGGTCGAGATTGAGTCTTTGATGCAAAATGCTGATTTTGCTTCCAGTGAAGATGAGGCTGTCAAGTTCGCTATAGGTGAGATCAAGAAAAGGCTGGAAATATTCATGGAAAAGGTCGAAGATCTGGGTGTGCATGCTGACAAGTGCAGCCGGGAGATAAGGAGGGCGAGAACGGTTGTGTTGCAAAGGATAATTAGACATTCAAATAGCTAG